One genomic segment of Oncorhynchus kisutch isolate 150728-3 linkage group LG15, Okis_V2, whole genome shotgun sequence includes these proteins:
- the LOC109905437 gene encoding uncharacterized protein LOC109905437 isoform X1 gives MGEGMGLTGQEVTGEQPTAETDGETHLRGSHTARGALQHHRHSHRPAIMSAAGAPEYDPDAEFVYDYQTLRIGGLTFVAVIMILSVLLLASNKIRQCGKPRVSVLISDNGIQR, from the exons atgggggagggaatggggTTGACTGGGCAGGAGGTGACTGGAGAGCAGCCGACtgcagagacagacggagagacacaCCTGAGAGGATCTCACACAGCCAGAGGAGCCCTCCAGCACCACAG acactcacacagacCGGCCATCATGTCCGCCGCTGGAG cTCCCGAGTACGACCCTGATGCAGAATTTGTGTATG aCTACCAGACTCTTCGTATTGGAGGTCTGACCTTTGTTGCTGTCATCATGATCCTGTCTGTTCTCCTGCTGGCCA GCAACAAAATCCGCCAGTGTGGAAAGCCCCGGGTGAGTGTCCTGATATCAGACAATGGAATACAAAGATGA
- the LOC109905437 gene encoding sodium/potassium-transporting ATPase subunit gamma-like isoform X2 — protein sequence MGEGMGLTGQEVTGEQPTAETDGETHLRGSHTARGALQHHRHSHRPAIMSAAGAPEYDPDAEFVYDYQTLRIGGLTFVAVIMILSVLLLASNKIRQCGKPRQRKIEEVHLP from the exons atgggggagggaatggggTTGACTGGGCAGGAGGTGACTGGAGAGCAGCCGACtgcagagacagacggagagacacaCCTGAGAGGATCTCACACAGCCAGAGGAGCCCTCCAGCACCACAG acactcacacagacCGGCCATCATGTCCGCCGCTGGAG cTCCCGAGTACGACCCTGATGCAGAATTTGTGTATG aCTACCAGACTCTTCGTATTGGAGGTCTGACCTTTGTTGCTGTCATCATGATCCTGTCTGTTCTCCTGCTGGCCA GCAACAAAATCCGCCAGTGTGGAAAGCCCCGG
- the LOC109905438 gene encoding FXYD domain-containing ion transport regulator 6-like isoform X1, whose protein sequence is METIMFFLFSLLVYVAAVADPSAEDGEKEKKVVDPFVYDYHSLRICGLVFGVVLFALGILLILSRKCRCSSNQEKKPKAPGDEEATAETLIVSKAKEPEPEPEPEAKAEN, encoded by the exons ATGGAAACTATTATGTTCTTCCTCTTTTCACTCCTGGTGTATGTGGCTG cagtaGCAGACCCAAGTGCAGAGG ATGGTGAAAAGGAGAAGAAAGTGGTGGACCCATTTGTCTATG actATCATAGCCTGCGGATCTGTGGACTGGTCTTTGGCGTGGTACTCTTTGCGCTGggcatcctcctcatcctca GCCGAAAATGTCGCTGCAGTTCCAATCAGGAGAAGAAGCCCAA GGCCCCTGGAGACGAAGAGGCTACGGCAGAGACCCTGATCGTGTCCAAGG CTAaggagccagagccagagccagagcctgAAGCTAAGGCTGAGAACTGA
- the LOC109905438 gene encoding FXYD domain-containing ion transport regulator 6-like isoform X2: METIMFFLFSLLVYVAVADPSAEDGEKEKKVVDPFVYDYHSLRICGLVFGVVLFALGILLILSRKCRCSSNQEKKPKAPGDEEATAETLIVSKAKEPEPEPEPEAKAEN, encoded by the exons ATGGAAACTATTATGTTCTTCCTCTTTTCACTCCTGGTGTATGTGGCTG taGCAGACCCAAGTGCAGAGG ATGGTGAAAAGGAGAAGAAAGTGGTGGACCCATTTGTCTATG actATCATAGCCTGCGGATCTGTGGACTGGTCTTTGGCGTGGTACTCTTTGCGCTGggcatcctcctcatcctca GCCGAAAATGTCGCTGCAGTTCCAATCAGGAGAAGAAGCCCAA GGCCCCTGGAGACGAAGAGGCTACGGCAGAGACCCTGATCGTGTCCAAGG CTAaggagccagagccagagccagagcctgAAGCTAAGGCTGAGAACTGA